A region of Fibrobacter succinogenes subsp. succinogenes S85 DNA encodes the following proteins:
- a CDS encoding TIGR02147 family protein, whose amino-acid sequence MKSIFEYRDYHLYLQDYYDERKRLGAFSWREFCRKAGFSSPNFLKLVSMGQSKLSKIKASQVAKSMGLVDYEEEYFYQLVAFGNAENNESQRTAFLEMQRIALEHQVRVVEKDAFQYYESWKYPVIRELAPMMPGATPRDLAEECKEYVSAEEIRDVLDFLVKAGFLKKEGEKKYVQTEQTVVGSKEALPIAIRAMHKEMAIMAARAVDRYSTSERFFNGATLSVNQDAYNKIVEEIKACCKKVVAIANESCNFDQVCRINFQFFPLTDKVTGKSHA is encoded by the coding sequence ATGAAGTCTATTTTCGAGTACCGCGATTACCATCTCTATTTGCAGGATTATTACGACGAACGCAAACGTCTCGGAGCGTTCTCGTGGCGTGAATTTTGCCGCAAGGCGGGCTTTTCATCCCCAAATTTCTTAAAACTCGTCTCCATGGGGCAAAGCAAGCTCAGCAAAATCAAGGCAAGTCAGGTGGCAAAATCAATGGGCCTCGTTGATTACGAAGAAGAATACTTCTACCAGCTTGTCGCTTTTGGTAATGCCGAAAATAACGAATCGCAGCGTACCGCATTTCTCGAAATGCAGCGGATAGCCTTGGAGCATCAGGTCCGCGTTGTTGAAAAGGATGCGTTCCAGTATTACGAATCCTGGAAATACCCGGTCATTCGTGAGCTTGCTCCGATGATGCCTGGCGCAACGCCTCGCGACCTCGCCGAAGAATGCAAGGAATACGTCTCTGCCGAAGAAATCCGCGATGTTTTGGACTTTCTCGTCAAGGCGGGCTTCCTCAAAAAGGAAGGCGAGAAAAAATATGTGCAAACGGAACAGACCGTTGTCGGTTCCAAAGAAGCGCTCCCTATCGCTATCCGCGCTATGCATAAAGAAATGGCCATCATGGCTGCCCGTGCTGTAGACCGCTATTCTACAAGCGAACGCTTTTTTAACGGTGCTACGCTTAGCGTCAATCAGGATGCCTACAATAAAATTGTTGAAGAAATCAAGGCGTGTTGCAAAAAGGTCGTTGCCATTGCAAATGAAAGTTGTAACTTTGATCAAGTCTGCCGAATTAATTTTCAATTTTTCCCACTCACCGATAAAGTAACGGGGAAGAGCCATGCTTAA
- a CDS encoding HlyD family secretion protein yields the protein MNKLEDLLDNFWNTHKNNAGVAYVYTHKLSIAWVACVVFAVMLGFIYQGKAAMFRGIAESSETIISLPSPTEIVKIYVVPGQEVKPGDTIVVINRPDLTLRVAELTRELDALEGRSNLSSAEIDQKVAEVKANLESRRLTLLAEIRNLEAEYESNKAISAKLKSLSNSKSKADGNDAMAMRIKSLKNELAVATRSANEQIALLRGSNKLQKSSGKTEAANIRKELAELRKQQKELTQIAKENWVVGDVNVRDGEKVSSFAPIVTLAHKSPTLIRGYINEQIYENTNLGEAVKVTSLTGKGKAVIGEVVGLSSRIVPFPTRMWKMPEIPVYGREVTIKIPEENQFLLGEMVTITETSKRNLEKQQQKAKK from the coding sequence ATGAATAAGCTCGAAGATCTTCTCGACAATTTCTGGAATACCCACAAGAACAATGCGGGTGTCGCTTACGTCTATACCCACAAGCTTTCTATTGCCTGGGTGGCATGCGTCGTGTTTGCCGTGATGCTCGGCTTCATTTACCAGGGCAAGGCGGCCATGTTCCGTGGCATTGCCGAATCCAGCGAAACGATTATCAGCCTTCCGTCTCCGACCGAAATCGTCAAGATTTACGTGGTTCCGGGCCAGGAAGTCAAGCCGGGCGACACTATCGTGGTTATCAACCGTCCGGACCTCACGCTCCGCGTTGCCGAACTCACCCGTGAACTTGACGCTCTCGAAGGCCGCAGCAACTTGAGCTCTGCCGAAATCGACCAGAAGGTGGCCGAAGTCAAGGCTAACCTTGAATCTCGTCGCCTCACACTTTTGGCTGAAATTCGCAACCTTGAAGCGGAATACGAAAGCAACAAGGCTATTTCTGCCAAGCTCAAGAGCCTCTCGAACTCCAAGTCCAAGGCCGATGGCAACGATGCCATGGCTATGCGCATCAAGAGCCTCAAGAACGAACTTGCAGTTGCAACCAGGAGCGCCAACGAACAGATTGCCCTCCTCCGTGGTAGCAACAAACTCCAGAAGTCTAGCGGCAAGACCGAAGCTGCAAACATCCGCAAGGAACTTGCCGAACTCCGCAAACAGCAGAAGGAACTCACTCAGATTGCCAAGGAAAACTGGGTTGTCGGTGATGTGAACGTGCGCGATGGCGAAAAGGTCTCTAGCTTTGCCCCGATCGTGACGCTTGCCCACAAGTCCCCGACGCTTATCCGTGGCTATATCAACGAACAGATTTACGAAAACACGAACCTCGGCGAAGCCGTGAAGGTCACCTCTCTTACCGGTAAGGGCAAGGCCGTGATTGGCGAAGTGGTTGGCCTTTCGAGCCGCATCGTGCCGTTCCCGACCCGCATGTGGAAGATGCCGGAAATCCCGGTTTATGGCCGCGAAGTGACCATCAAGATTCCCGAAGAAAATCAGTTCTTGCTTGGCGAAATGGTGACCATCACCGAAACGAGCAAGCGCAACTTGGAAAAGCAGCAACAGAAGGCTAAGAAGTAA
- the gltA gene encoding NADPH-dependent glutamate synthase has product MSEHMTREQLDAAAKVELEKINALPKPLKPKDKTAIPAQPMPQLEPSYRARVMEEVAQGYTEAQAIVEANRCLNCKKPFCVESCPVHIDIPAFIAKIAEGDFKAAIAKIKETSLLPAICGRVCPQERQCQMNCTMGKMHKDVNQAVAIGRLERFAADYERNNGGASVPAVKPATGKKVAVIGSGPAGLVVAADVRREGHDVTIFEAFHKLGGVVRYGIPEFRLPKKIVDKEIESLAAMGVKFETNFVIGRTRKLKDLIEKDGFDAVFVGTGAGLPLFMNIEGENLVGVFAANEYLTRANLMRAYDKENADTPMWPGKNVVVLGGGNVAMDAARMALRLGAEKVRIIYRRSMNELPARKEEVLHAQEEGVEFCVLQNPAKILGDEAGHVRGMLVDKYELGEPDEKGRPRPVKVEGASFEIECDTVLVAIGNGSNPLISNTTPELSVDKKGHILLEDATANKTFMEKVYAGGDIVLGAATVILAMGEGRRAAAGVNEFLKK; this is encoded by the coding sequence ATGTCTGAACATATGACTCGCGAACAGTTGGACGCCGCCGCCAAGGTGGAACTTGAAAAGATTAATGCCCTTCCGAAGCCCCTCAAGCCGAAGGACAAGACTGCCATTCCGGCCCAGCCGATGCCGCAGCTCGAACCGTCCTATCGCGCACGCGTGATGGAAGAAGTGGCTCAGGGTTATACCGAAGCACAGGCTATCGTCGAAGCTAACCGCTGCCTTAACTGCAAGAAGCCGTTCTGCGTCGAAAGCTGCCCGGTGCACATCGACATTCCGGCCTTCATCGCAAAGATTGCCGAAGGTGACTTCAAGGCTGCTATCGCAAAGATTAAGGAAACGAGCTTGCTCCCGGCAATATGTGGCCGTGTGTGTCCGCAGGAACGCCAGTGCCAGATGAACTGCACGATGGGCAAGATGCACAAGGACGTGAACCAGGCAGTCGCTATCGGCCGCTTGGAACGCTTTGCTGCTGACTATGAACGCAACAACGGTGGCGCTTCCGTTCCGGCTGTTAAGCCTGCAACGGGCAAGAAGGTGGCTGTGATCGGTTCCGGTCCTGCCGGCTTGGTCGTCGCTGCTGACGTTCGCCGCGAAGGCCACGACGTGACCATTTTCGAAGCTTTCCACAAGCTCGGTGGCGTGGTCCGCTATGGTATTCCTGAATTCCGTCTTCCGAAGAAGATTGTGGACAAGGAAATTGAATCTCTCGCCGCTATGGGCGTGAAGTTCGAAACGAACTTTGTGATTGGCCGTACTCGCAAGCTCAAGGACCTCATCGAAAAGGATGGCTTTGACGCTGTGTTCGTCGGTACCGGTGCAGGTCTTCCGTTGTTCATGAACATCGAAGGTGAAAACCTCGTCGGTGTGTTCGCTGCTAACGAATACCTCACTCGCGCAAACCTCATGCGCGCTTACGACAAGGAAAATGCCGATACGCCGATGTGGCCTGGCAAGAACGTTGTCGTCCTCGGTGGTGGTAACGTCGCTATGGACGCTGCCCGTATGGCACTCCGCCTCGGTGCAGAAAAGGTCCGCATCATTTACCGTCGTAGCATGAACGAACTTCCGGCCCGTAAGGAAGAAGTTCTCCACGCTCAGGAAGAAGGTGTCGAATTCTGCGTTCTGCAGAACCCGGCCAAGATTCTTGGTGACGAAGCAGGTCACGTTCGCGGCATGCTCGTCGACAAGTACGAACTCGGCGAACCCGATGAAAAGGGCCGTCCGCGTCCGGTCAAGGTCGAAGGTGCAAGCTTCGAAATCGAATGCGACACCGTGCTCGTTGCAATCGGTAACGGTTCCAACCCGCTTATCAGCAACACCACTCCGGAACTCTCCGTCGACAAGAAGGGTCACATCCTTCTCGAAGATGCAACCGCCAACAAGACTTTCATGGAAAAGGTCTACGCAGGTGGCGACATCGTGCTCGGCGCTGCAACCGTGATTCTCGCCATGGGCGAAGGTCGTCGTGCTGCTGCAGGCGTCAATGAGTTCCTTAAGAAGTAA
- a CDS encoding glycoside hydrolase family 5 protein has product MVQSKFFGIACGVAFFAGSVSAATLPTAKEVQAKMGMGFNIGNSMEVPNSPTLWGNPYPTQPLLDSVKAAGFNTVRIPCAWDSHTSGGKVTETWLDSVKTVVDYAMRAGLYTILNIHHEGEGGWFQSNIGTSVDNTIDNKMKTYWTQIANKFKDYNERLLFAGANEPGPNVNTWTSQHVQTLMHYYQTFIDAVRATGGNNATRTLIIQGLNTDIDKSVKSAPVSTFPKDKVEGRLMFEVHYYDPYQYTLMTSPQDWGAPGGEMIQPQYYYGDYTKASEPKRNAGYNAWAGSVDSKLGSIVHPQEQFAKMKTNYVDKGYPVIVGEFGANVRSPELSGSDLNLHKQGRVQWHKDVVSAAKQYGLTPILWDMGNESSTGYDNMAYIRRQSSPVGKVLETDVINAMRSVYSLGNYVNNGVTHVEDFINGGNDAPASSSSEIAQSSSSATIALPTILATNQVNLRRAGNTLYASGDITLFDMNGNLVRSTNNVPAGQAQMQLHGLRQGNYIAKCKNSVLQVKIR; this is encoded by the coding sequence ATGGTTCAATCAAAATTTTTTGGAATTGCCTGTGGCGTAGCATTTTTCGCAGGCTCTGTTTCTGCAGCCACTCTTCCAACGGCGAAAGAAGTTCAAGCCAAGATGGGCATGGGCTTCAACATCGGTAACTCCATGGAAGTGCCGAACAGCCCGACCTTGTGGGGTAACCCTTACCCGACTCAGCCTTTGCTCGATTCCGTGAAGGCGGCGGGATTCAATACGGTGCGTATTCCTTGCGCTTGGGATAGCCACACGAGTGGTGGCAAGGTCACTGAAACTTGGCTCGATTCCGTGAAGACGGTTGTTGATTACGCGATGCGCGCAGGCCTCTACACGATTTTGAACATCCACCACGAAGGTGAAGGTGGTTGGTTCCAGAGCAACATCGGCACGAGTGTCGATAATACCATCGATAACAAGATGAAAACTTACTGGACGCAAATTGCGAACAAGTTTAAGGATTACAACGAACGCTTGCTCTTTGCGGGCGCAAACGAACCCGGTCCGAATGTGAACACGTGGACATCGCAGCATGTGCAGACGCTCATGCACTACTACCAGACGTTTATTGATGCTGTCCGCGCTACGGGCGGCAACAACGCCACGCGTACCTTGATTATCCAGGGTCTCAATACCGACATTGACAAGTCGGTCAAAAGCGCTCCGGTAAGCACCTTCCCGAAGGACAAGGTCGAAGGCCGCTTGATGTTCGAAGTGCATTACTACGACCCGTACCAGTACACGCTCATGACGAGTCCTCAGGATTGGGGTGCTCCAGGTGGTGAAATGATTCAGCCACAGTATTACTATGGCGACTACACCAAGGCTAGCGAACCCAAGCGCAATGCGGGTTACAACGCCTGGGCGGGTTCCGTCGATTCCAAGCTCGGGAGCATCGTGCATCCGCAGGAACAGTTTGCCAAGATGAAGACGAATTACGTGGACAAGGGCTATCCGGTCATTGTCGGTGAATTTGGTGCAAATGTCCGCTCTCCGGAATTGAGCGGTTCCGATCTGAATCTCCATAAGCAAGGCCGCGTGCAGTGGCACAAGGATGTCGTTTCGGCTGCTAAGCAGTACGGCCTCACCCCGATTCTCTGGGACATGGGCAATGAAAGCAGTACTGGCTATGACAACATGGCTTATATCCGCCGTCAATCTTCTCCGGTGGGCAAGGTCCTTGAAACAGACGTTATCAACGCCATGCGTAGCGTTTACAGCCTCGGCAATTACGTGAACAACGGCGTCACGCACGTTGAAGACTTTATCAATGGCGGTAACGACGCGCCCGCCTCCAGTTCTAGCGAAATTGCGCAGTCCAGCAGCTCGGCAACGATTGCTTTGCCGACCATTCTCGCAACTAACCAGGTAAATCTCCGTCGTGCTGGCAACACGCTTTATGCATCCGGCGATATTACTCTATTTGACATGAACGGAAACCTCGTCCGTTCCACGAATAATGTGCCTGCTGGACAGGCCCAAATGCAGCTGCATGGTCTCCGCCAAGGCAACTACATCGCCAAGTGCAAGAATAGCGTCTTGCAAGTCAAGATTCGCTAA
- a CDS encoding DUF4956 domain-containing protein yields MLDLLAVQSSSTNATIITLAYTLILAFVLSSTIAWTYEKTFLGLSYSRNFVQGIVLSAVVAAMVMQAIGDNVGRGLGMMGALSVVRFRTSFKDPRDIMFIFAALGAGIGCGVYAWGAAVGGTIAFSCVAFLLSRTGLGTKHFFDGMLRFALPNEPKVRGQVEDIMKGNLKTFILITMREVDGGARLDVAYQIRLRATKPAAEILTLLSKVEGISDVQFMMQDATTEM; encoded by the coding sequence ATGCTTGACCTTCTTGCTGTCCAGTCCAGCTCAACAAACGCAACGATTATTACGCTTGCATACACCTTGATTCTCGCGTTCGTCCTGTCTTCGACGATTGCATGGACTTACGAAAAGACGTTCCTCGGACTTTCGTACTCGCGAAATTTTGTGCAGGGCATTGTGCTTAGTGCCGTGGTCGCTGCCATGGTGATGCAGGCTATCGGCGATAACGTTGGTCGTGGTCTTGGTATGATGGGTGCTCTCTCGGTGGTCCGCTTCCGTACGAGCTTCAAGGACCCGCGCGATATCATGTTCATCTTCGCCGCTCTCGGCGCCGGTATCGGTTGCGGTGTTTACGCTTGGGGTGCCGCAGTCGGCGGTACAATCGCTTTCAGCTGTGTAGCATTCCTGCTTTCTCGCACGGGTCTTGGTACCAAGCACTTCTTTGACGGCATGCTTCGCTTTGCTCTCCCGAACGAACCCAAGGTCCGTGGCCAGGTTGAAGATATCATGAAGGGCAATTTAAAGACGTTTATTTTGATTACGATGCGTGAAGTCGATGGCGGTGCTCGCTTGGACGTCGCTTACCAGATTCGCCTCCGCGCAACGAAGCCCGCTGCCGAAATCCTCACGCTCCTCTCGAAGGTTGAAGGCATTTCGGATGTCCAGTTCATGATGCAAGACGCTACGACGGAAATGTAA
- a CDS encoding beta-L-arabinofuranosidase domain-containing protein has protein sequence MKLGWFGKQFRTALALTGLACGLGFSQDVLYPDMFALSDVQLLDGVLKERQDLNVETLLSYDVDRLLAPFYEEAGMKPKASKFPNWAGLDGHVLGHYLSALAMHYADNDDVQVKERLEYILKELKTIQDQNSKDNNFKGYISGVPNGKQMWLKMKNGDAGAQNGYWVPWYNIHKLYAGLRDAYVYAGYEQAKTMFLALCDWGITITNGLNDSKMQQMLGTEHGGMPEVYADAYKLTKDEKYLNAAKKWSHQWLLNPMSQGNDNLTNVHANTQVPKVVGFARIAELSGDEKYKKGSDFFWQTVVNKRSIAIGGNSISEHFPALNNHKKFIEEREGPESCNTYNMLKLTERLFNIKHDAHYTDFYERALFNHILSTIHPTHGGYVYFTPARPRHYRVYSKVNAGMWCCVGSGMENPAKYNQFIYTKDKDALYVNLFAASILNWKDKSVKIKQETAFPKGESSKFTITGSGEFDMQIRHPYWVKEGAFKVIVNGDTVVKKSTPSSYVSAGKSWKSGDVVEVLYPMYTHVEDLPGVTDYVALLHGPIVLSAKTGTANLNGLVADDGRWSHIASGALESLDQAPMLASKKEDIPSKVEPVKGEPLHFKAPYLFAKQKDANLLLQPFYEVHDARYMMYWMVLTDPSILDRLEKEQKEALALDEKTVDKVAPGEQQPEVDHKMKIENSTSGTHQGEFYRDAGKCSGGDGGLISYEFETNSEDSLSLMVRYWGNEGCTRTFDITIDDEKLTTETISNRWKKDEFVNVTYPIPDKMIKGKKIVRISFTASSGMVGGIYSVRLLRNKPKPVVEDPPISIKSVAAAKQGLRVRADRQTLQIASPSVLARTMNVKIYSMDGRLKLTQMLPAGASEFNVDIAGLKNGNYVVRLFQDGLVRGYTLFNKNGL, from the coding sequence ATGAAGTTAGGATGGTTTGGTAAACAATTTCGCACGGCGCTCGCTTTGACGGGGCTTGCGTGCGGTCTCGGATTTTCACAGGATGTGCTTTACCCCGACATGTTCGCGTTGTCGGATGTGCAGCTTTTGGATGGCGTTTTAAAGGAACGCCAGGACTTGAACGTCGAAACGCTCCTCAGCTACGATGTGGACCGATTGCTCGCGCCTTTTTACGAAGAAGCGGGTATGAAGCCTAAGGCAAGCAAGTTCCCGAACTGGGCGGGTCTTGATGGCCACGTGCTTGGACATTACCTGAGCGCCTTGGCGATGCATTACGCCGATAATGATGACGTTCAGGTCAAGGAACGCCTCGAATACATCTTGAAAGAACTCAAGACGATTCAGGACCAGAATTCCAAGGACAATAACTTCAAGGGTTACATTAGCGGCGTGCCGAATGGCAAGCAAATGTGGCTCAAGATGAAGAATGGCGATGCTGGCGCACAAAACGGCTATTGGGTGCCGTGGTACAATATCCACAAGCTTTATGCGGGCTTGCGCGACGCTTATGTTTATGCGGGCTATGAACAGGCAAAGACGATGTTTTTAGCTCTTTGCGACTGGGGCATCACGATTACGAACGGCCTGAACGATTCCAAGATGCAACAGATGCTCGGTACGGAACATGGCGGCATGCCCGAAGTCTATGCCGACGCTTACAAACTCACGAAAGACGAAAAGTATTTGAATGCCGCAAAGAAGTGGTCGCACCAGTGGCTTTTGAATCCGATGTCGCAAGGCAATGACAACTTGACGAACGTGCATGCGAATACGCAGGTGCCGAAAGTTGTGGGCTTCGCGCGAATTGCGGAACTCTCTGGCGATGAAAAGTACAAGAAAGGTTCCGATTTCTTCTGGCAGACGGTCGTGAACAAACGCAGTATCGCCATTGGCGGCAACAGCATTTCGGAACATTTCCCGGCGCTCAACAATCACAAAAAATTCATCGAAGAACGTGAAGGACCAGAATCCTGTAATACGTACAACATGCTCAAGTTGACGGAACGTCTGTTCAACATCAAGCACGATGCGCATTACACCGACTTCTACGAACGCGCCCTCTTCAATCACATCCTTTCAACAATCCACCCGACGCATGGCGGCTATGTCTACTTCACTCCGGCTCGTCCGCGCCATTACCGCGTGTATTCCAAGGTTAATGCGGGTATGTGGTGCTGCGTGGGTTCGGGCATGGAAAACCCGGCAAAGTACAACCAGTTTATTTATACGAAAGACAAGGACGCTCTCTACGTGAACCTCTTTGCCGCATCCATATTGAATTGGAAAGACAAGAGCGTCAAAATCAAGCAGGAGACCGCCTTCCCGAAGGGCGAAAGTTCCAAGTTCACGATTACCGGTAGCGGTGAATTTGACATGCAGATTCGCCATCCGTACTGGGTCAAGGAAGGTGCATTCAAGGTCATTGTCAATGGCGATACCGTTGTGAAAAAGTCTACGCCGTCGAGCTATGTTTCGGCAGGGAAGTCCTGGAAGTCTGGCGATGTTGTCGAAGTGCTTTACCCGATGTACACGCACGTCGAGGATTTGCCGGGCGTGACCGATTACGTGGCGCTTTTGCACGGTCCGATTGTGCTCTCGGCAAAGACAGGTACGGCTAACCTGAACGGCCTTGTCGCCGATGATGGTCGCTGGAGCCACATTGCCTCCGGTGCGTTGGAATCGCTGGATCAGGCACCGATGCTTGCGAGCAAAAAAGAAGATATCCCCTCGAAGGTGGAACCGGTGAAAGGCGAACCGCTGCACTTCAAGGCGCCTTACCTCTTCGCAAAGCAAAAAGACGCAAACCTGCTTTTGCAGCCCTTCTACGAAGTGCATGACGCCCGTTACATGATGTACTGGATGGTGCTTACGGACCCGAGCATTCTCGATCGCCTTGAAAAAGAGCAAAAAGAAGCCTTGGCGCTTGACGAAAAGACTGTCGATAAGGTCGCTCCGGGCGAGCAGCAGCCAGAAGTAGACCATAAGATGAAAATCGAAAATTCCACTTCCGGCACGCACCAAGGTGAATTCTACCGCGATGCTGGTAAGTGCTCCGGCGGCGATGGCGGCCTCATCAGCTACGAATTCGAGACGAATAGCGAAGATTCCTTGAGTCTCATGGTGCGCTACTGGGGAAACGAAGGATGCACTCGTACATTCGACATCACGATTGACGATGAAAAGCTAACGACCGAAACGATTTCGAACCGCTGGAAAAAAGATGAATTCGTGAACGTCACATACCCGATTCCGGACAAGATGATTAAGGGCAAAAAAATCGTGCGCATCTCGTTTACGGCAAGTTCCGGAATGGTGGGCGGCATCTATAGCGTGCGTCTCCTCCGCAACAAGCCAAAGCCCGTCGTAGAAGATCCGCCGATAAGCATCAAGTCGGTCGCTGCCGCAAAACAAGGCCTCCGCGTGCGTGCTGACCGACAAACGCTCCAAATCGCATCTCCGAGCGTTCTTGCCCGCACGATGAACGTAAAAATTTATTCCATGGACGGGCGCCTGAAACTCACGCAAATGCTCCCCGCAGGCGCAAGCGAGTTTAATGTTGATATTGCGGGCCTCAAGAACGGTAACTACGTCGTACGCCTCTTCCAAGATGGCCTTGTTCGCGGCTACACGCTATTCAACAAAAACGGGCTTTAA
- a CDS encoding InlB B-repeat-containing protein, with protein sequence MLCCFRRIWVLFICLVLVTSFADARTITYILNGGTNHPDNPTSYGNEITKKIELKPATREGYAFLGWYIESASACTVSPNWNFERSFKGDPESYISHILGDFTVSARWGLVPKTPQIDERGCYLIHSAEELYGLRDVFYVDGRYSIVDPVCVSLQNDIVVNKNLLDAEGNLSLDDYVWWPSLNFFGTFDGNGFSISGLRGEGGLFDFLERRSVVRNLGIKDSYFSANTAGGLVGTVDWETWIYNVYSEASVHGTQYAGGLVGKEVISENCLLTAPAISADYVHVLDRKRSNASSIENAYSLGIVEGGTVGGIAASMNQAVLNNVFFLGKLQGLKSDCIVAVKEPVCSAGDSVFVIENALCMDSKDTSVSKATSLSKEQFADGTALNILSKNDDLRWTQKIGTDPHPVFDGVKVEIRYVLNGGENNEKNPRYFTVGDKPIALSEPHKANDVFEGWFLDSAFTNKVDSIDTRNLDDRILYAKWKSRFIITLEMGLYRGSYDKQYCYGSCKIEWSTDSSTFVLEKAYSDGYTFDGWYVDSLFTKEIKEIPEDNTDDITVYVKWKPVVYTITYHLVGGVNHHDNPTTYTVLESPKVKDPTREGAVFLSWREEKPYEWANPTWPEPPTNRDYYAQWIPVPQKPLKDSTGCYLVTSKEELYWIEQSADRKWCASLQNDIVVNENMIKDSKLNLDTNSYFVWRPIAYFEGTFLGNGHSISGLYLKSGDGYESYDAYKYGGLFKSVQRDAKIFNVEVNDSYCDGLVEHLVIASVVNNKIALPKILPKSTWRIAVSGNVVAMSGLMPGKTLLVMDVQGRVLRKLRTESLMNIDFPSAGRFLVRYGNEIRAISIR encoded by the coding sequence ATGTTGTGCTGCTTCCGTAGAATTTGGGTGCTGTTTATTTGTTTGGTATTGGTGACCTCTTTTGCTGATGCTAGAACCATCACGTACATATTGAATGGTGGAACGAATCATCCGGATAATCCAACAAGCTATGGCAATGAAATCACTAAAAAAATCGAATTAAAGCCTGCTACACGTGAAGGCTATGCTTTTTTGGGATGGTATATCGAGTCTGCTAGTGCATGCACTGTTAGCCCGAATTGGAATTTTGAGCGTTCTTTTAAAGGGGATCCGGAATCATATATTTCTCATATTCTCGGTGACTTTACGGTCTCGGCAAGATGGGGACTTGTTCCCAAAACGCCGCAAATAGATGAACGCGGCTGTTATTTAATCCACTCTGCCGAGGAACTTTATGGACTTAGAGATGTTTTTTATGTTGATGGCCGGTATTCTATCGTTGATCCCGTGTGTGTCTCTCTCCAAAATGACATTGTTGTGAACAAGAACCTTTTGGATGCAGAAGGGAATCTATCTTTAGATGATTATGTGTGGTGGCCGAGTTTGAACTTCTTTGGAACGTTTGATGGCAATGGTTTTTCAATATCGGGCTTGAGAGGCGAAGGGGGCTTGTTTGATTTTTTGGAACGCAGAAGTGTCGTGAGAAATTTGGGAATCAAAGACTCCTATTTTTCTGCGAATACGGCTGGCGGCTTAGTCGGAACGGTTGATTGGGAAACTTGGATATATAATGTTTATTCTGAAGCGTCTGTTCATGGAACTCAATATGCAGGGGGCTTGGTTGGAAAAGAAGTTATAAGTGAAAATTGTCTTTTGACTGCTCCAGCAATATCGGCGGACTATGTTCATGTTCTGGATAGAAAACGCTCCAATGCGTCTTCGATTGAGAACGCTTATAGTTTAGGCATTGTCGAAGGTGGAACTGTTGGTGGAATCGCTGCTAGCATGAATCAAGCTGTTTTGAATAATGTCTTTTTTCTCGGAAAACTGCAGGGCTTGAAATCGGACTGCATCGTTGCTGTAAAGGAACCTGTTTGCTCTGCGGGTGATTCTGTTTTTGTGATAGAAAACGCCCTGTGCATGGATTCCAAGGATACTTCTGTTTCAAAAGCGACTTCGCTAAGCAAAGAACAATTTGCTGATGGAACGGCGTTGAATATTTTGTCTAAGAATGACGATTTGCGATGGACTCAAAAAATCGGTACGGATCCGCATCCCGTTTTCGATGGGGTAAAGGTCGAAATTCGTTATGTTTTGAATGGCGGCGAGAACAATGAAAAGAATCCTCGTTATTTTACGGTTGGCGACAAGCCGATCGCTTTAAGTGAACCGCATAAGGCGAACGATGTGTTTGAAGGTTGGTTTTTGGATAGCGCCTTTACAAATAAAGTGGATTCCATAGATACAAGGAATCTCGATGATAGAATCTTGTATGCGAAATGGAAAAGCCGTTTTATTATCACTTTAGAGATGGGACTGTATCGTGGCTCTTATGACAAACAATACTGTTATGGTTCGTGTAAAATTGAATGGTCAACGGATTCATCAACGTTTGTTTTAGAAAAGGCGTATTCTGATGGATATACTTTTGACGGCTGGTATGTGGATTCTCTCTTCACGAAAGAAATTAAAGAAATTCCTGAAGATAATACAGATGATATCACCGTGTATGTCAAGTGGAAACCTGTCGTATATACGATTACGTATCACCTAGTTGGTGGTGTAAATCATCACGATAACCCGACAACTTATACGGTTCTCGAAAGCCCCAAAGTAAAAGATCCAACTCGTGAGGGTGCCGTATTTTTGTCTTGGCGGGAAGAAAAACCTTATGAATGGGCGAATCCGACTTGGCCGGAACCGCCTACTAATAGAGATTATTATGCACAGTGGATTCCTGTTCCGCAAAAACCATTAAAAGATTCAACAGGGTGTTATCTAGTTACCTCAAAAGAGGAATTGTATTGGATTGAACAATCCGCCGACAGAAAATGGTGTGCGTCTCTTCAGAACGATATTGTTGTCAATGAAAACATGATAAAGGATTCTAAACTGAATCTTGATACAAATAGTTATTTTGTTTGGAGACCGATAGCGTATTTTGAAGGAACATTTCTGGGGAATGGACATTCCATTTCTGGTTTGTACCTAAAGTCCGGTGATGGGTATGAATCGTATGATGCGTACAAATATGGGGGACTGTTTAAATCTGTTCAAAGGGATGCAAAAATCTTTAATGTAGAAGTAAACGACTCGTATTGTGATGGCCTTGTAGAGCATCTGGTTATTGCCTCGGTCGTTAATAATAAAATTGCTCTTCCGAAAATATTGCCGAAAAGCACTTGGCGTATTGCCGTAAGTGGAAACGTTGTCGCCATGTCAGGGCTAATGCCGGGCAAGACACTCCTCGTGATGGATGTCCAGGGGAGAGTTCTTCGCAAGTTGCGTACGGAATCTTTGATGAATATCGATTTTCCCAGTGCAGGAAGGTTCTTAGTCCGTTACGGGAATGAAATTAGGGCTATTTCTATCCGATAA